The following coding sequences are from one Thermostaphylospora chromogena window:
- the thyX gene encoding FAD-dependent thymidylate synthase, with the protein MEANEPRFTHDVTVELVKHSASDADVLFAARVSTAGEQSLDELKKDPERSKGLINFLMRDRHGSPFEHNSMTFFISAPIFVFREFHRHRVGWSYNEESGRYRELRPVFYVPGEDRKLVQQGKPGAYTYVDGTPEQHKLVTETMEASYRQAYAAYREMLEAGVAREVARSVLPVGLFSSMYATCNARSLMHFLSLRTRDENAKVPSFPQREIEMVAEKMEAAWAKLMPLTHAAFVAHGRVAP; encoded by the coding sequence ATGGAAGCGAACGAGCCGCGGTTCACGCACGACGTTACGGTGGAGCTGGTCAAACACAGCGCATCAGACGCCGACGTGCTGTTCGCGGCGCGGGTGTCCACGGCCGGCGAGCAGTCGCTCGACGAGCTGAAGAAGGACCCCGAGCGCTCCAAAGGGCTGATCAACTTCTTGATGCGCGACCGCCACGGCAGCCCGTTCGAGCACAACTCGATGACCTTCTTCATCAGCGCGCCGATCTTCGTCTTCCGGGAGTTCCACCGTCACCGGGTGGGCTGGTCGTACAACGAGGAGAGCGGTAGGTATCGCGAGCTCCGCCCGGTCTTCTACGTGCCGGGGGAGGACCGCAAGCTGGTGCAGCAGGGCAAGCCGGGCGCCTACACCTACGTCGACGGCACGCCCGAGCAGCACAAGCTCGTGACCGAGACCATGGAGGCGTCCTACCGGCAGGCCTACGCGGCCTACCGGGAGATGCTGGAGGCGGGCGTCGCCCGGGAGGTCGCCCGGTCCGTGCTGCCCGTCGGCCTGTTCTCCTCGATGTACGCCACCTGCAACGCCCGCTCGCTGATGCACTTCCTCTCCCTGCGGACCAGGGACGAGAACGCGAAGGTGCCGAGCTTCCCGCAGCGGGAGATCGAGATGGTGGCCGAGAAGATGGAGGCCGCCTGGGCGAAGCTGATGCCGCTCACCCACGCCGCCTTCGTCGCCCACGGCCGCGTCGCCCCCTGA
- a CDS encoding ABC transporter ATP-binding protein, whose protein sequence is MTAIELRNLSKSFGPVKAVDDVSFAVEAGTVTGYLGPNGAGKTTTLRCLLGLVRADSGAALVNGRPYVELERPLSEVGAVLEATNFHPGRSARNHLRVMCTAAGLPVSRADEALEQVGLTDAADKRVAGFSLGMRQRLGLAAALLGHPKVFILDEPANGLDPAGIQWLRGFLRHLAHERGAAVLVSSHVLSEVEQTVDNVVIIAKGRLVHQGPLAELTAGREQRVRVRTADADKLAAALEDSGARVERAGNGVLWVHGLDQETVGRVALERQILISEIAQERSDLQRAFLELTGEPQADTPAMKGGAPR, encoded by the coding sequence ATGACTGCCATCGAACTGCGAAATCTCTCAAAGTCGTTCGGACCGGTTAAAGCGGTCGACGACGTGTCCTTCGCCGTGGAGGCCGGCACCGTGACCGGCTACCTCGGCCCCAACGGCGCGGGCAAGACCACCACCCTGCGCTGCCTGCTCGGCCTGGTACGGGCGGACAGCGGCGCCGCGCTGGTCAACGGCCGCCCCTACGTCGAGCTGGAACGCCCGCTGAGCGAGGTCGGCGCCGTCCTGGAGGCGACCAACTTCCACCCCGGCCGCTCGGCCCGCAACCACCTGCGGGTGATGTGCACCGCCGCCGGGCTGCCCGTCTCCCGGGCCGACGAGGCCCTGGAGCAGGTCGGGCTGACCGACGCGGCGGACAAGCGGGTCGCCGGGTTCTCCCTCGGCATGCGCCAGCGTCTCGGCCTGGCCGCCGCGCTGCTCGGCCACCCCAAGGTGTTCATCCTCGACGAGCCCGCCAACGGCCTGGACCCGGCGGGCATCCAGTGGCTGCGCGGCTTCCTGCGCCACCTCGCCCATGAACGGGGCGCGGCCGTGCTGGTCTCCAGCCACGTGCTGTCGGAGGTGGAGCAGACCGTCGACAACGTGGTGATCATCGCCAAGGGGCGGCTGGTCCACCAGGGGCCGCTGGCGGAGCTGACCGCGGGCCGGGAGCAGCGCGTGCGCGTGCGCACCGCCGATGCGGACAAGCTCGCCGCGGCGCTGGAGGACTCCGGTGCCCGGGTCGAGCGGGCCGGCAACGGCGTGCTGTGGGTGCACGGGCTCGACCAGGAGACCGTGGGGCGCGTCGCGCTGGAGCGGCAGATCCTCATCAGCGAGATCGCCCAGGAACGCTCCGACCTGCAGCGGGCGTTCCTGGAACTGACCGGCGAGCCGCAGGCCGACACGCCCGCCATGAAAGGAGGTGCGCCGCGATGA
- a CDS encoding ABC transporter permease encodes MIALVRAELQKLFTTRLWWAMLIAMLLYTGANVGLITAVAGVETAQGASGVPGRDTIHFQQLVWSLGVGATVFTMIVGIVMMTAEYRYQTVTGTFLVTPRRGRVVAAKLLAGVVVGVLYGLATLLLTAAVVIPAVMLSGGEVVLFGEGVPRIMLGVLAALTLYVLFGIGLGALIRNQVGAIIGGIVWVFLIEALLANLPPLQTVGKWTPGGAANSLINVRIDTGFGEADLLPAWAAAAVLIGYAVIFSLVASQTTVRRDIT; translated from the coding sequence ATGATCGCCCTCGTCCGCGCTGAACTGCAGAAGCTCTTCACCACCCGGTTGTGGTGGGCGATGCTCATCGCGATGCTCCTGTACACCGGGGCGAACGTCGGCCTCATCACCGCCGTCGCCGGTGTCGAGACGGCCCAGGGGGCCTCGGGCGTCCCGGGCCGGGACACCATCCACTTCCAGCAGCTCGTCTGGAGCCTGGGCGTGGGGGCGACGGTCTTCACGATGATCGTCGGCATCGTGATGATGACCGCCGAGTACCGCTACCAGACCGTCACCGGCACCTTCCTGGTCACGCCGCGCCGCGGGCGGGTGGTCGCCGCCAAGCTGCTGGCCGGCGTGGTCGTCGGCGTGCTGTACGGCCTGGCGACGCTGCTGCTCACCGCCGCCGTGGTGATTCCGGCCGTCATGCTGTCCGGCGGCGAGGTCGTGCTGTTCGGCGAGGGCGTCCCCCGCATCATGCTCGGCGTCCTGGCCGCCCTCACGCTTTATGTGCTGTTCGGCATCGGCCTGGGGGCGCTCATCCGCAACCAGGTCGGCGCGATCATCGGCGGCATCGTCTGGGTCTTCCTCATCGAGGCCCTGCTGGCGAACCTGCCGCCGTTGCAGACGGTGGGCAAGTGGACGCCGGGCGGGGCCGCGAACTCCCTGATCAACGTGCGTATCGACACCGGGTTCGGCGAGGCGGACCTGCTGCCCGCCTGGGCCGCCGCGGCCGTGCTGATCGGTTACGCCGTGATCTTCTCTCTCGTGGCGTCGCAGACCACGGTTCGGCGCGACATCACCTGA
- a CDS encoding helix-turn-helix domain-containing protein → MSEPGAGRVAGEESIGELLRDWRRRRRMSQLDLAIEAEVSARHISFVETGRARPSREMVMRLCEHLGVPLRQRNRMLIAAGYAPVYRERPVQAPEMEAVRQAMEKILSGHEPYPALVVDRTWNMVAANAGAAMLVEGMPEELLREPINIMRLSLHPDGLARRLVNLAEVRAHLLAGLRRQADASGDGGLADLYEELVAYRYPDVDVNVTRLPGPGDILVPLRIRRGDAVLSMFTTIVTFGTPVDVTVAELAIEMFWPSDEVTAAAFEPQHAAARSGDQG, encoded by the coding sequence GTGAGCGAGCCGGGGGCCGGCCGGGTGGCCGGGGAGGAGAGCATCGGCGAGCTGCTGCGCGATTGGCGGCGCCGCCGTCGGATGAGCCAGCTCGATCTGGCCATCGAGGCGGAGGTCTCCGCGCGGCACATCAGCTTCGTGGAAACCGGACGGGCCCGGCCGAGCCGTGAGATGGTGATGCGGCTCTGCGAGCATCTCGGCGTCCCGTTGCGCCAGCGCAACCGGATGCTGATCGCGGCGGGCTACGCGCCGGTCTACCGCGAGCGGCCGGTCCAGGCCCCGGAGATGGAGGCGGTGCGGCAGGCGATGGAGAAGATCCTCTCCGGGCATGAGCCGTACCCGGCGCTCGTCGTGGACCGCACGTGGAACATGGTGGCCGCCAACGCCGGCGCGGCGATGCTCGTCGAGGGGATGCCCGAGGAGCTGCTGCGCGAGCCGATCAACATCATGCGGCTGTCGCTGCACCCCGACGGACTGGCCCGCCGACTGGTCAACCTCGCGGAGGTGCGGGCCCACCTGCTGGCCGGGCTGCGCCGTCAGGCCGACGCGTCCGGGGACGGCGGGCTGGCCGACCTGTACGAGGAGCTGGTCGCCTACCGCTATCCGGACGTCGACGTCAACGTGACCCGGCTCCCCGGCCCCGGCGACATCCTGGTGCCGCTGCGGATCCGACGCGGTGACGCCGTGCTGTCGATGTTCACCACGATCGTGACGTTCGGCACGCCGGTCGACGTCACCGTGGCGGAGCTGGCGATCGAGATGTTCTGGCCGAGCGACGAGGTCACGGCCGCCGCCTTCGAACCGCAGCACGCCGCCGCCCGGTCAGGCGATCAGGGATAG
- a CDS encoding WD40/YVTN/BNR-like repeat-containing protein, which produces MTDALVMIGTRKGLFLAWSRNGGAFEVDPVRFSTIGVHAVAIDTRGSTPRLLAAVEYGHFGPSVMWSDDLGRTWQESERPPVAFPEHTGTTLTRVWQLQPSPAEPGVVWAGAEPAALFRSEDGGQTFTFVEGLWEHPHRPHWQPGGGGLCLHTVVPHPSDPASIGIAVSAAGFYRTTDGGASWSASNTGIRAPFMPEGQQYPEFGQCVHKVVLHPARPERLFLQHHFGVYRSDDAGRSWTSIGDGLPSDFGFPIAVHPERPDTVYVLPLDSDMNRVPAGYRYRVYRTDDAGGSWRALSHGLPEGPVHASVLRDALCASEAGVYFGTRDGEVYGSRDDGESWSLVARHLPDVLAVRASLL; this is translated from the coding sequence ATGACCGACGCGCTTGTGATGATCGGCACCCGCAAGGGCCTGTTCCTGGCATGGTCGAGGAACGGCGGGGCGTTCGAGGTCGATCCGGTCCGCTTCTCCACGATCGGCGTCCACGCCGTCGCGATCGATACCCGCGGCTCCACGCCGCGCCTGCTCGCCGCCGTCGAGTACGGCCATTTCGGCCCCTCGGTGATGTGGTCGGACGATCTGGGGAGGACATGGCAGGAGTCCGAACGCCCGCCGGTCGCGTTCCCCGAGCACACCGGCACCACGCTCACGCGGGTGTGGCAGTTGCAGCCGTCGCCCGCCGAGCCCGGGGTGGTGTGGGCCGGAGCCGAGCCCGCGGCGCTGTTCCGCAGTGAGGACGGCGGGCAGACCTTCACGTTCGTGGAGGGCCTGTGGGAGCACCCGCACCGGCCCCACTGGCAGCCGGGCGGCGGCGGGCTGTGCCTGCACACCGTGGTGCCCCATCCGTCCGATCCCGCATCGATCGGGATCGCCGTCTCCGCCGCCGGCTTCTACCGCACCACCGACGGCGGTGCGAGCTGGAGCGCGTCCAACACCGGCATCCGCGCGCCGTTCATGCCCGAAGGGCAGCAGTATCCCGAGTTCGGGCAGTGTGTGCACAAGGTCGTCCTGCACCCCGCCCGGCCGGAGCGGCTGTTCCTGCAGCATCACTTCGGCGTCTACCGCAGCGACGACGCGGGCCGGTCGTGGACCTCCATCGGCGACGGCCTGCCGTCCGACTTCGGCTTCCCGATCGCCGTCCACCCCGAGCGTCCCGACACGGTCTACGTGCTGCCGCTCGACTCCGACATGAACCGCGTGCCCGCGGGATACCGTTACCGCGTCTACCGCACCGATGACGCGGGCGGGTCGTGGCGGGCGCTGTCGCACGGTCTTCCCGAGGGGCCCGTGCACGCCTCGGTGCTGCGCGACGCGCTGTGCGCGAGCGAGGCCGGCGTCTACTTCGGCACCCGCGACGGCGAGGTGTACGGTTCGCGCGACGACGGCGAAAGCTGGTCGCTCGTCGCCCGCCACCTGCCCGACGTGCTGGCCGTCCGCGCGTCGCTGCTGTGA